In the genome of Negativicoccus succinicivorans, one region contains:
- the dnaN gene encoding DNA polymerase III subunit beta, whose protein sequence is MQLSLPTQALQTALDQVSRAAAPKVGNNAYAGILLSAADNILEIQATDYQVSVRVRTPATVTEPGETVVLAAYLPELIKKLPAGTVEIQSQTGASTLLIRAGRSENEMVTGVAGEFPHLDELDHPQQFTLPSDQLRDMYSLTQFAVAGDNQRPIFSGILLEAGERAARMVATDTHRLALREVALADALAQPVRLVIPERVLADVVRLLPTNEPVDVAISWHRDYVAFEFAGVYFMSNLIAGEFPDYERVFPARFDAKAVIDRREFTAALERAALISRNMAYKTVTLKWGDDSVEISATSAEVGSTEETLSVNYEGEALEIVFNCFYLLDILKRSTGDKITLHILQNGPMLVEQENDPDYRYVVTPMRGH, encoded by the coding sequence ATGCAATTATCGTTACCCACACAAGCTTTACAAACGGCATTGGATCAAGTAAGCCGTGCCGCTGCACCGAAAGTCGGTAACAATGCGTACGCGGGAATTTTATTGAGCGCTGCCGACAATATCTTGGAAATACAGGCGACGGATTACCAGGTCAGTGTGCGGGTCCGCACGCCAGCGACAGTCACTGAGCCCGGTGAAACGGTCGTATTGGCCGCGTATTTGCCGGAATTGATTAAAAAACTGCCGGCGGGTACGGTGGAAATCCAAAGTCAAACCGGCGCATCCACATTATTGATTCGCGCGGGACGCAGTGAAAATGAAATGGTAACCGGCGTCGCCGGCGAATTTCCTCATTTGGATGAATTGGATCATCCGCAACAATTCACGTTGCCGAGCGACCAGCTGCGCGATATGTACAGTCTGACGCAATTTGCTGTGGCGGGCGACAATCAACGTCCGATTTTCAGCGGTATTTTGCTGGAGGCGGGGGAGCGGGCGGCGCGCATGGTCGCTACCGATACGCATCGTTTGGCATTGCGGGAAGTAGCGCTGGCGGATGCGTTGGCGCAGCCGGTCCGGCTGGTGATCCCGGAACGCGTGCTCGCCGATGTGGTGCGTTTGTTACCGACAAATGAACCGGTCGATGTGGCGATTTCCTGGCACCGTGATTATGTCGCGTTCGAATTTGCGGGCGTATACTTTATGTCTAATTTGATTGCGGGTGAATTCCCGGATTATGAACGCGTATTCCCGGCACGTTTTGATGCGAAGGCGGTTATCGATCGGCGCGAATTTACCGCGGCATTGGAACGCGCGGCGTTAATTTCGCGCAACATGGCGTATAAAACCGTCACTTTAAAATGGGGCGACGACAGTGTGGAAATCAGCGCGACGAGCGCCGAAGTGGGAAGCACGGAAGAAACATTATCGGTGAACTATGAGGGAGAAGCATTGGAAATCGTGTTCAACTGTTTCTACCTGCTCGACATTTTAAAACGTTCGACCGGCGATAAAATTACCCTACATATCCTGCAAAACGGACCGATGCTTGTGGAACAGGAAAACGATCCGGATTACCGGTATGTGGTCACGCCGATGCGAGGGCATTAA
- a CDS encoding RNA-binding S4 domain-containing protein — MREITIHTPFIALNELLKLAGVVGSGAEAKLLIRSGEVWVNGESCTVVRKKITVNDRVDVPDQGSFTVVSEA, encoded by the coding sequence ATGCGGGAAATTACGATTCATACGCCTTTCATTGCGTTAAATGAACTGTTGAAGCTGGCCGGAGTGGTCGGTTCGGGGGCGGAGGCGAAACTATTGATCCGCAGCGGTGAAGTTTGGGTCAATGGCGAATCTTGCACCGTAGTTCGCAAAAAAATTACCGTCAATGATCGCGTCGATGTGCCCGATCAAGGCAGCTTTACGGTTGTGTCCGAAGCATGA
- the recF gene encoding DNA replication/repair protein RecF (All proteins in this family for which functions are known are DNA-binding proteins that assist the filamentation of RecA onto DNA for the initiation of recombination or recombinational repair.), giving the protein MKIATVAVTDFRSYAEYSLTLAAPTTLLYGPNGCGKTNLLEAMYLASVGKSPRTSHDRLMIRHSAESAAVRVDFTRHEVAQKIQINLYKNKRKEMWINATPVRQKELVGTLHTVYFGPDDLQLIKGSPQGRRRFLDLSLARASSLYYDALLRYNRILAQRNQLLKAQRAADLTPWDEQLATQAVYITRARMQALEEWNRLVEPTSQTWSAGDLNVHLEYSRSYTKGEEISKAAYLHLYKETLERDLRSGFTSIGPHRADVVFYHDDKNLAAYGSQGEQRLAILALKLSETTYLKEHVGELPVLLLDDVLSELDEERQQELLRWTADRQLQLIMTAAYRPNRLPEPVDIRCLEKSHGA; this is encoded by the coding sequence ATGAAAATCGCCACCGTTGCGGTGACGGATTTTCGCAGCTATGCGGAATATTCGCTGACGCTTGCCGCTCCGACGACATTGCTTTACGGCCCGAACGGTTGCGGCAAAACGAATCTTTTGGAAGCGATGTACTTGGCTTCCGTGGGAAAATCGCCGCGCACGAGTCATGATCGGCTGATGATTCGCCACAGCGCGGAGAGCGCCGCCGTTCGGGTCGATTTTACGCGCCATGAAGTAGCGCAAAAAATCCAAATCAATCTATATAAAAATAAACGCAAAGAAATGTGGATCAACGCGACGCCGGTTCGCCAAAAAGAATTGGTCGGAACATTGCACACCGTTTATTTCGGACCGGATGATTTACAACTGATTAAAGGCAGTCCGCAGGGACGCCGTCGTTTTTTGGATTTGAGTTTGGCGCGGGCGAGCTCGCTCTATTATGATGCCTTACTGCGCTATAATCGGATTTTAGCGCAACGCAATCAACTGCTGAAAGCGCAGCGGGCGGCGGATTTGACACCGTGGGATGAGCAGCTGGCAACGCAGGCCGTCTATATTACCCGCGCGAGAATGCAGGCGCTGGAGGAGTGGAACAGGCTGGTCGAACCGACTTCGCAAACCTGGTCGGCCGGGGATCTGAACGTGCATTTGGAATACTCGCGTTCGTATACAAAAGGCGAGGAAATTTCCAAAGCGGCATATTTGCATTTATATAAAGAAACGCTGGAACGTGATTTGCGAAGCGGTTTTACCTCCATCGGACCGCATCGCGCCGATGTGGTGTTTTACCATGACGATAAAAATCTCGCCGCGTACGGATCGCAAGGCGAGCAGCGGCTCGCCATTTTGGCGTTAAAATTATCCGAGACCACGTATTTAAAAGAACATGTTGGCGAATTACCCGTATTGTTGCTGGATGATGTTCTCAGCGAACTCGATGAGGAACGGCAACAGGAATTGTTACGCTGGACCGCCGACCGTCAGTTGCAATTGATTATGACCGCCGCGTATCGGCCGAATCGTTTACCGGAACCGGTCGATATACGGTGTTTGGAGAAATCCCATGGCGCATAA
- a CDS encoding DUF721 domain-containing protein, whose product MAHNLSPLQQALAAWTEQWKEQPQMRLYRLQESWSEVVGKILAKKSFIGQYEGATVTVLADNSVWLNELFIQREKIVKKLAARFPEYTITDLKFRTGRRAQQTPKKAAEKREQEHIPALTAAQKEEVAAFFAAVSDPTLQQSLIHLRERQLALELARREAGFVPCTICQQLTDAVDGICEMCKLRAQAQERHAVTRYLKKHPAASYRDVIAAVGTSESMYAQARQYLIYRTLDHIYHRVETAAEQVMLASLLTGIEPRELTEDHVHNLLAKFARKAEDK is encoded by the coding sequence ATGGCGCATAATTTAAGTCCTTTACAACAGGCGCTCGCCGCCTGGACGGAGCAATGGAAAGAGCAACCGCAAATGCGGTTGTACCGATTGCAGGAAAGCTGGTCCGAAGTCGTCGGCAAAATACTGGCCAAAAAATCATTTATCGGGCAGTATGAGGGCGCGACGGTCACGGTGCTCGCGGATAATTCCGTCTGGCTGAATGAGCTTTTTATCCAGCGGGAAAAAATTGTCAAAAAATTGGCCGCCCGTTTTCCCGAATACACCATCACGGATCTGAAATTTCGCACCGGCCGCCGCGCGCAACAGACGCCAAAGAAAGCGGCGGAAAAACGGGAGCAGGAGCATATTCCCGCATTGACCGCGGCGCAGAAAGAAGAAGTAGCTGCGTTTTTTGCGGCGGTATCGGATCCGACCTTGCAACAATCGCTGATTCATTTGCGCGAACGGCAGCTGGCGTTGGAATTGGCGCGACGGGAAGCGGGTTTTGTACCGTGCACGATCTGCCAACAGTTGACGGATGCCGTCGACGGTATTTGTGAAATGTGTAAGTTGCGCGCGCAAGCGCAAGAACGTCATGCCGTCACCCGCTATCTGAAAAAACATCCGGCCGCGTCGTATCGGGATGTCATCGCGGCGGTGGGGACGAGTGAGAGCATGTATGCGCAGGCGCGGCAATACTTAATCTATCGCACGCTCGATCATATCTATCATCGTGTGGAAACGGCGGCGGAGCAGGTCATGCTCGCGAGTTTACTCACCGGTATCGAACCACGGGAACTGACGGAAGATCATGTCCATAATCTCTTGGCGAAGTTTGCGCGTAAAGCGGAAGATAAATGA